In the genome of Populus alba chromosome 11, ASM523922v2, whole genome shotgun sequence, one region contains:
- the LOC118045602 gene encoding G-type lectin S-receptor-like serine/threonine-protein kinase RKS1 yields MEAEKLFLLFSLLMLHFSSCTSLDSLKTNQTIKEGDLLFSKGNIFALGFFSPGSSTNRYLGIWYHKVPEQTVVWVANRNDPIIGSSGFLFINQYGNLVLYGDVDQKLLVWSTDVSVEENDTCEAQLLDSGNLILVSKRSRKTVWQSFDYPTNILLPGMKLGLDRKLGTDRFLTSWRSADDPGIGDFSIRINPNGSPQLFLYKGTKPITRAPPWPWRSQMGTFKTVFVNDPDEIYCESTVPDGYYLVRLIVNHSGLLKMLTWRESDDQWKEDWKFPLLQCDYYGYCGAYSTCEIANYNSFGCACLPGFEPKYPMEWSMRDGSGGCVRKRLQTSSVCDHGEGFVKVENVILPDTSAAAWEDRSKSPADCEVECKRNCSCSAYAVIVIPGKGDGCLNWYNELVDIKYDRRVENHDLYVRVDAYELGCS; encoded by the exons ATGGAAGCTGAAAAACTGTTCctgcttttttctcttttaatgctCCATTTCTCATCTTGTACATCCCTAGACTCCTTAAAGACGAACCAAACCATTAAAGAAGGTGACCTTCTTTTCTCCAAAGGAAATATTTTCGCACTAGGATTTTTCAGCCCTGGCAGTTCAACCAATAGATATCTTGGAATTTGGTACCATAAAGTACCAGAACAAACTGTGGTGTGGGTTGCAAACAGGAACGATCCAATCATTGGTTCCTCTGGATTTCTCTTTATAAACCAATATGGAAACCTCGTTCTCTATGGTGACGTTGACCAAAAGCTTCTAGTGTGGTCTACAGATGTTTCAGTGGAAGAAAATGATACTTGTGAAGCTCAACTCTTGGATTCTGGGAATTTGATATTGGTCAGCAAAAGAAGCAGAAAAACTGTATGGCAAAGCTTCGATTATCCTACGAACATCCTGCTTCCTGGAATGAAACTGGGGCTGGATCGAAAATTAGGAACTGATCGGTTCCTAACATCATGGAGATCAGCTGATGACCCTGGAATTGGAGACTTTTCAATTAGGATCAACCCAAATGGCTCGCCACAATTGTTTCTCTATAAAGGTACAAAGCCAATTACTAGAGCTCCCCCTTGGCCATGGAGAAGTCAGATGGGCACATTCAAAACCGTTTTTGTAAATGATCCAGACGAAATATACTGTGAATCAACAGTTCCTGATGGTTATTATCTGGTAAGACTAATAGTGAATCATTCAGGACTTCTAAAGATGTTAACATGGCGAGAAAGTGATGATCAGTGGAAGGAAGACTGGAAGTTCCCTCTGTTACAGTGCGACTATTATGGATACTGTGGTGCTTATAGTACGTGTGAAATTGCCAATTATAATTCATTTGGATGTGCCTGTTTGCCTGGGTTCGAGCCCAAGTACCCAATGGAATGGTCTATGAGAGATGGGTCCGGTGGTTGTGTCAGGAAGCGGCTACAGACATCCTCGGTGTGCGATCATGGAGAAGGGTTTGTGAAGGTGGAAAATGTAATTCTTCCGGACACTTCAGCTGCAGCTTGGGAGGACAGGAGCAAGAGTCCTGCAGACTGTGAAGTGGAATGCAAGAGGAATTGTTCATGCTCTGCATACGCAGTCATTGTGATTCCCGGAAAAGGGGATGGTTGTTTGAATTGGTACAACGAATTAGTAGACATTAAATACGATAGGAGGGTTGAAAATCATGATCTGTATGTTCGGGTTGATGCGTATGAATTAG GATGTAGTTAA